One genomic window of Salvia miltiorrhiza cultivar Shanhuang (shh) chromosome 4, IMPLAD_Smil_shh, whole genome shotgun sequence includes the following:
- the LOC131021599 gene encoding uncharacterized protein LOC131021599 translates to MFGRVRLAPVNSLEPLESERSSCKIIKHDSLSIYESTLLKLKQGSRSNPSFNPEDYARTDAFCIMAIDSAEEAVSASAGCSSTESLPKSSSSDQSTASSNAEATTNMSILHFFSKHKSTTHTRNSSDTESMAIESGYSSSSSVSLSSSDSRPAIG, encoded by the exons ATGTTTGGTAGGGTGAGACTAGCGCCGGTCAACTCGTTGGAACCCCTCGAATCGGAAAGATCGTCTTGCAAAATCATCAAGCACGATTCTCTCTCCATCTACG AATCAACCCTTCTCAAACTTAAACAAGGCTCTCGTAGTAATCCAAGCTTCAACCCTGAGGATTATGCAAGGACAGATGCATTTTGTATCATGGCCATTGATTCAGCTGAGGAGGCTGTGAGTGCCAGTGCTGGTTGTTCCTCAACAGAATCTCTTCCAAAGTCTAGTTCTAGTGATCAATCTACAGCCTCCTCAAATGCGGAAGCTACTACTAATATGTCTATTCTTCATTTCTTCTCAAAACACAAGAGTACGACACACACTCGAAATTCAAGTGACACAGAGTCGATGGCTATAGAAAGTGGTTATTCATCTTCTTCCAGTGTTTCACTTTCATCTAGCGATTCACGGCCAGCAATTGGCTGA
- the LOC131023420 gene encoding uncharacterized protein LOC131023420, whose protein sequence is MAWSTRGDYNEHTIILEAVASQHLWICHAFGVTISNNDINISQSIDVLLENEVAVHFVTNNAHYTRGYYLTDDIYPDWTVFVKSFPFSSNQKKRRFKVMQETAIKDVERAFGVLQARWGIVKGSARLWKNEQMSNIIWLSQYGEWVLKSTSTRGAKEPDHRRLEVAPRAGDRCSATPG, encoded by the exons ATGGCATGGAGCACTCGAGGGGATTACAACGAGCACACTATTATACTTGAGGCCGTTGCTTCCCAACATCTGTGGATCTGCCATGCCTTCGGAGTCACAATCTCGAACAATGATATCAACATTTCTCAATCAATTGACGTCCTTTTGGAGAATGAAGTAGCGGTGCACTTCGTGACTAACAATGCCCATTATACTAGAGGTTACTACTTAACCGATGACATCTACCCAGATTGGACAGTCTTCGTCAAGAGCTTCCCATTTTCGAGCAACCAGAAGAAGCGGAGGTTCAAAGTGATGCAAGAAACTGCAATAAAGGATGTAGAACGAGCTTTTGGTGTTCTTCAAGCTCGTTGGGGTATTGTCAAAGGCTCGGCTCGTTTATGGAAGAATGAGCAAATGAGCAATATCAT TTGGCTCTCCCAATATGGAGAGTGGGTTCTTAAGAGCACCTCCACTAGAGGTGCGAAGGAGCCAGATCACCGCAGGTTGGAGGTCGCACCGCGCGCTGGCGACCGCTGCAGTGCGACACCGGGTTGA